CCAGCGCGACCTGCATCGGCGTGGCGCCGAGCCGCCCGGCCACGACGGAGAGCGCCGTGGACTGCAGCGGCGAGAACCCGCCGAGCGGGAAGAACGGCACGTAGGCCACGCCCTCGGCGGCCAGCGTGTCGATCAGCGCGTCGTCGTCGCGATGCGCGAGGTTGTACAGGTTCTGCACGCAGACGATCTCGCAGATACCCCGTCCTTCCTCGATCTGCGCGCGCGTCACGTTGCTGAGCCCGATGTGGCGCACCAGCCCCTTGCGCTGCAGTTCGGCCAGCACGGCGAGCGGCGCCTCGATCGAGCCCTCGGCCGGCCCGTGGGTCGAGAACATCGCGCGCAGGTTCACCACGTCGAGCACGTCGCGGCCGAGATTGCGCAGGTTGTCGTGGATCGCGCGCTCCAGCTCGGCGGCGGAAAACGCCGGCAGCCAGGCGCCGGCCGCGTCGCGGCGGGCGCCCACCTTGGTGACGATCACGAGCTCGTCGCGGTACGGATGCAGTGCCTCGCGGATCAGTTGGTTCGTGACGTGCGGGCCGTAGAAATCACTGGTGTCGATATGGTCGACGCCGGCCTCCACGGCCGCGCGCAGCACCGCCAGCGCGGCGTCGCGATCCTTCGGCGGGCCGAACACGCCGGGGCCGGCCAACTGCATGGCGCCGTAGCCGATGCGGCGGACCGAGCGGCTGCCGAGCGGGAAAACCTGGGTCGGATTCGATGGGTTCATGAAGTGCCTCCTGGTAGGGAAGCCCGAGCTTACGCGCTGGCGATTCCACCGATAAGCCGCCATAATCCGCACGGCTTGTACGAAGGAGCGAACAATGAACGTCGATCTGTCGGACCTGGGCGCGTTCGTGGCGGTGGCGCGCGCCAAGGGCTTTCGCGACGGCGCGCGCGCCACCGGCACCAGCGCGTCGGGGCTCAGCGAGGCGGTGCGAAGGCTGGAGGCTCGGCTCGGCGTGCGGCTGCTGAACCGCACCACCCGCAGCGTGGTGCCGACCGAGGCGGGCGAACGGCTGCTGGAGCGGCTCGCCCCGGCGTTCGGCGAGGTGGAGGCGGCACTCGACGAGGTCCACGGCTTTCGCGACCGGCCGGCCGGCACGCTGCGCCTGAACGTGCCGGTCAGCGTGGCGCGGCTGGTGCTGCCGTCGATCGTGCCGCGCTTCCTGGCGGCCTACCCCGAGATCCGGATGGAAGTGTCGGCCGACGAGAATTTCGTCGACGTGCTGGCGGCGGGCTGCGACGCCGGCATCCGCTACGAGGAGCGGCTCGAACAGGACATGATCGCGGTGCCGATCGGCCCGCGCCAGCAGCGCTTCGCGATGGCGGCCTCGCCCGCCTACCTGGACCGGCGCGGGCGGCCCGCGCACCCGCGCGAGCTGCTCGACCACGCCTGCCTTCTCGGCCGCTTTCCGAGCGGCGCGATGCCGCCGTGGAGCTTCGAGCGCGACGGCGAGACGGTGCGCATCGAGCCGGCGGGGCAACTGCTCGTACAACTGGGCGCGGCGGTCGATCTGGCCGTCGATGCGGCGGTGGCAGGCACCGGCATCATCCGGCTGTTCGAGGACTGGCTGCGCCCACACCTCGCGAGCGGCGCGCTCGAACCGGTGCTCGAAGGCTGGTGGGAGACCTTCTCGGGGCCGTTCCTCTACTACCCGGGGCGGCGGCTCGTGCCGGCGCCGCTGCGCGCGTTCATCGATTTCGTGCGCGCCGACGGCGAGGCACGGGCCGCAGCGGCCCCGCGGCGGCCGTCCGGCGCCGCGCCCTGATTCCGCGGCCGGCGCCGGCGAGCACGCGCGGCGCCGCCGGCCGCCGCGCTCATGCGCGAGCGCGGCGCGGGCATCCGCCCGGCGCGGCCTCGGGCCGGGAGGACAAGCGCCCCCGTGCCGGTGGAGCCCTCACGCGCGGCGACGGCTGCGCACCCGGCGGCGCCTCGATCGCTCAGGCGCCCGAACGGCCGCCGTACACCGGGAACTGCCGGGTCAGCTCGGCCACCTGCGCGCGCACGCGCTCCAGCGTGGCCGCGTCCTCCGGATTGTCCAGCACGTCCGCGATCAGGTTGCCCACGATCTCCGCCTCCTTCGTGCCGAACCCGCGCGTCGTCATCGCCGGCGAGCCCAGACGAATCCCGCTCGTCACGAACGGCTTCTCCGGGTCGTTCGGGATCGCGTTCTTGTTCACCGTGATGTGCGCCGCGCCCAGCGCCGCTTCCGCCGCCTTGCCCGTGATCTTCTTCGCCTGCAGGTCCACCAGCATCACGTGGCTTTCCGTGCGCCCGGACACGATCCGCAGCCCGCGCTTGACCAGCGTCTGCGCCAGCACCCGCGCGTTCTCCACCACCTGCTGCTGGTACGCCTTGAATTCCGCCGAGCCCGCTTCCTTGAACGCCACCGCCTTCGCCGCGATCACGTGCATCAGCGGGCCGCCCTGAATCCCGGGGAAAATCGCCGAGTTGATCGGCTTCTCGTACTCCGACTTCATCAGAATCACGCCGCCGCGCGGCCCGCGCAGGCTCTTGTGCGTGGTCGTCGTCACGAAGTCCGCGTGCGGCACCGGGTTCGGATACACCCCAGCCGCGATCAGCCCCGCGTAGTGCGCCATGTCCACCATCAGGTACGCGCCCACCGACTTCGCGATCTTCGCCAGGCGCTCGAAGTCGATCTTCAGCGCGAATGCCGAGGCCCCCGCCACGATCATCTTCGGCTTGTGCTCCTGCGCGAGCCGATCGGCCGCCTCGTAGTCGATGTCCTCGCTTTCGTCCAGGCCGTAGCTCACCACGTTGAACCACTTGCCCGACATGTTCACCGGCGAGCCGTGCGTGAGGTGCCCGCCGTGCGCCAGGCTCATGCCCATGATCGTGTCGCCCGGCTTGAGCATCGCGAAGAACACGCCCTGGTTGGCCTGCGAGCCCGAGTTCGGCTGCACGTTGGCCGCTTGCGCGCCGAACAGCGCCTTGACCCGGTCGATCGCCAGTTGCTCGACCACGTCCACGTATTCGCAGCCGCCGTAGTAGCGCT
The window above is part of the Burkholderia glumae LMG 2196 = ATCC 33617 genome. Proteins encoded here:
- a CDS encoding aldo/keto reductase family oxidoreductase; translated protein: MNPSNPTQVFPLGSRSVRRIGYGAMQLAGPGVFGPPKDRDAALAVLRAAVEAGVDHIDTSDFYGPHVTNQLIREALHPYRDELVIVTKVGARRDAAGAWLPAFSAAELERAIHDNLRNLGRDVLDVVNLRAMFSTHGPAEGSIEAPLAVLAELQRKGLVRHIGLSNVTRAQIEEGRGICEIVCVQNLYNLAHRDDDALIDTLAAEGVAYVPFFPLGGFSPLQSTALSVVAGRLGATPMQVALAWLLRRAPNLLLIPGTSSVAHLRENLAAGQLALPDDALRELDAIGAAVAGGAGR
- a CDS encoding LysR family transcriptional regulator; the encoded protein is MNVDLSDLGAFVAVARAKGFRDGARATGTSASGLSEAVRRLEARLGVRLLNRTTRSVVPTEAGERLLERLAPAFGEVEAALDEVHGFRDRPAGTLRLNVPVSVARLVLPSIVPRFLAAYPEIRMEVSADENFVDVLAAGCDAGIRYEERLEQDMIAVPIGPRQQRFAMAASPAYLDRRGRPAHPRELLDHACLLGRFPSGAMPPWSFERDGETVRIEPAGQLLVQLGAAVDLAVDAAVAGTGIIRLFEDWLRPHLASGALEPVLEGWWETFSGPFLYYPGRRLVPAPLRAFIDFVRADGEARAAAAPRRPSGAAP
- the glyA gene encoding serine hydroxymethyltransferase, whose amino-acid sequence is MFNYSTSTIEAVDPDLWQAIQQENQRQEDHIELIASENYTSPAVMAAQGSQLTNKYAEGYPGKRYYGGCEYVDVVEQLAIDRVKALFGAQAANVQPNSGSQANQGVFFAMLKPGDTIMGMSLAHGGHLTHGSPVNMSGKWFNVVSYGLDESEDIDYEAADRLAQEHKPKMIVAGASAFALKIDFERLAKIAKSVGAYLMVDMAHYAGLIAAGVYPNPVPHADFVTTTTHKSLRGPRGGVILMKSEYEKPINSAIFPGIQGGPLMHVIAAKAVAFKEAGSAEFKAYQQQVVENARVLAQTLVKRGLRIVSGRTESHVMLVDLQAKKITGKAAEAALGAAHITVNKNAIPNDPEKPFVTSGIRLGSPAMTTRGFGTKEAEIVGNLIADVLDNPEDAATLERVRAQVAELTRQFPVYGGRSGA